TTCCTCGAAAGCAGAGAGCGTCTGGTGGGCAGGGAGTGCCGAATGTGGACATACCTAGCGGAACTGTTCCAGAAGCCGCATGATCACCGCCAGAAAAACAAGTAGGAGGAAGAGCAGACGCATCTTCCGGGTGGCCCGCCCTTCGGCTTCCCCCTCTTCCTGCTCGTCAACATCCTGGGTAGTGGTCCGTTCCTCCAGGCGAACCGGTTTCTGCGGGGAGGGGGAAGGTCCCTGTCTTTCCCGTCTGGAGGGAACTGGCGGGCTTCGTTTCTGCAGTTTCTTTCGAAGCCGATCCCCGAGAGAGGGAGACGCTCCATCCTGTTTGAGGATAAACAGGATATTGACAACCGCAACAATCAGGAGGAAGAGAGCGCCTGGGCGGGCAGATTTGCCGGCTGTTCCCAAACCGTACAATGCAACTGCAAGCAACGTGCAGTTGAGAGCGATCACAGAGGCACGCAACAAGGTGAACACCTCCCCATATCCCAACTGTGCTCCAACACAGTACCACACATATCTGTGTCCATTATAGCTGCCTCTGCTCCAAAGGGCCACAAAAAAGCGGGAAGCCGGGTATCGCCCAGCCTCCCGCCTGGATATAGCTGTTTCGTACTGTGAATTAAAAACCGTTCCAGAAGATTCTTGCCTGGTCATAGCGTTGTGCCGGCCGCTTTTCCTTTGCCGGGTAGCCAAGAGAGATCAGCGAGAAGGGAAGAAGATGCCCCGGCATATTGAGCAGCTTGCTCAGTCCCTCCATAAGCTCCTGCTTCGGGAACACGCCTATCCATACGGAACCCAAGTTGTGGTATGCTGCCGTAAGAAGTATGTTCTGTGTAGCAGCCGCACAATCCTGAGGCCAGAATTCCTCGCTCTGTAGATTGCGCGTGTCGCCGCATACCAGTATGGCAGCCTGTGCGCCCTGCAGCATACCGGCATGGGGATGGAACGTGGGAATCTTCTCGAGGAGACCTCTGTCGGTGATGACGCCAAAAGCCCAGGGTTGCTGGTTATGTGCCGAGGGCGCGGCCATGGCCCCCTCAAGGAGTGTGGTAATGAGCTCCTCTTCGACTGGTTGATCCGTATACTTCCGAATACTGCGCCGTTTGAAAACAGGATTCATAGCGACTCTTCCTCCCTTTTTCCATGTGTGAGACCAGGGTACCCTAAAACCGCAGCACGGGCAACAGCGCTCTGGAGACATATTTGTTATAATTTATTTATACATTTACTTTACATAGGAGGGTGCATAATGTGGAATATGATTGATTCCTACCGTTTTGCCTTACCAACCACGATCTCCTTCGGTCCAGGCATTGTGGGACAGCTTGATCGGTACCTCGAGTCACATCAGGTGAGAGAGGCAATGGTTGTCACCGACAGTGGCGTGATGGAAGCAGGGTTGCTGACACAGATTGAAAACGCCCTTGCACAAGCTGGGGTGCACGCCCGAATCTTCTCGGAGGTAGCCCCCAATCCGCGAGAGCAGGATGTGCAAAAAGGGGTTGAGGCGCTTCCCGCGAACTGTGACTGTGTGATCGCCGTAGGCGGCGGGAGCCCCATCGATTGTGCGAAGTGCATCGCCCTCATCGGGGCCAATGGCGGAGATCTCCGTGACTACGAGGGGCGGGATCGCGTGCCGAGCCCCTGTATCCCGCTGATTGCAATCCCAACCACGGCGGGAACGGGGAGTGAGGTCACCTTCAGTGCCGTGATCACGGATACCGCAAAGGAGTACAAATTCAGCGTAACCGATGAGCACATCGCCGCAAGCCTGGCACTTGTGGACCCACTGTTGACGACGTCCCTTCCCCGAAATCTCACTGCCGCCACCGGGCTGGATGCCTTAACCCATGCGATCGAAGCCTACACAGCACGACAGGCATCACCGTTGAGCGATGCCCTGGCCCTCCACGCTGTCGAACTCATCGGAGGTCACCTGGAAAACGCCTGGCGGAATGGAGACGACAGAGAAGCCCGGGCGGGAATGCTGCAGGGAAGCCTGATTGCCGGCCTCGCCTTCTCCCACGCCGATGTCGGACCTGTACACTGTCTCGCCGAATCGATGGGAGGGATGTTCGATCTCCCCCACGGACTCTGTAACGCCATTGTTTTGCCCTACATGATTGAACACAACGCGCAGTACTGCGCTGAACGGTACACCCGTATCGCTAGGTTGCTGCAGGATGACCCGGAGACCTGGAACGCCTCCTCACTGGCCCGATGGGTACGGAACCTGGCTGAGCGTACGCAGCTGCCTCCCTTCGCCGAACTGGGAATCCCGGAGACACGGTTCCAGGCCCTTGCTGAAAAATCCGTATCAAACGGCAGCAATGGGAGTAATCCAGTAGCACTGACTCAGGATGAGTATCTCGCCATCATCCAACGCATGAACGAGAATACACACGAAGCCTCGGGGCAGTCGGCTCCTGCATAGCGCACACTGGGCTCCGTGAACATGGAGACGCGCGGTGAGGGCCGGACGCTTCCCCAAGCATGTGCAACCCTGCACTTGACAATACCCCCATTGCGTATATGATGGAGAGCAAAGAACAGAGGAGGGATAGCCTTGGTAACCACGGATGTACTTATTCTCGGCGGGGGTCCGGGCGGACGTATCACCTATATGGCTCTTCACAGGATGGGTGTGCGAGACGCCAAAATCGTGAGTCATGAGGAACCCACCGTCATCTGCAGTCTGCCCTACGGAATCGGACGAAGCCACGTACCGGAGGGGCCTGAAGCCACTGTGATAGACCTCTCCCAAAGCTCTCGGATGCCTGATTCGATAGTGGAGGACACCGTTACCGGGACAGTGACCGAGATTGATAGAGAAGCGAAGAAGGCGCGCATACAAACCAGGCAGGGAGAGCAAATGATTCACTATAATCGATTAGTGATGGCTCCGGGCTCTGTCCCCTGGATCCCCCCTGTGCCTGGGGTCATCGATGAAGGCGTCGCGGATACCCCGGGACCGCGGTTTCTCTACGGGAAGGACTATGTCTCCAAGGACGCGCTGAGAGACAACGTGTTTGTGCTTCGGAATGCAGATGATGCGCGTCAGCTCGACGCTTTTGCCGGCAGCCACAGGAGCGCAGCGGTCATCGGCAGTGGGGCAATCGGGTTGGAGATCGCCGAAGCCCTCTATGACCGCGGACTCGATGTCTCCATTGTTGAAGCGATTCCACACGTCAATCTTGCTCTGGATGGCGACATGGCGGAGATACTCGAAAAACGCCTCGCTGAGCGCGGTATCCACGTCTATACGGACGCGATGGTCACGGAAGTTAACGAACAGGGCGTCCGACTCAAGGGTGGCGATGAGGTGACGGCTGAAGGGGTGGTCTTCGCCACAGGTGTCCGACCC
This DNA window, taken from Synergistales bacterium, encodes the following:
- a CDS encoding nitroreductase family protein produces the protein MSPERCCPCCGFRVPWSHTWKKGGRVAMNPVFKRRSIRKYTDQPVEEELITTLLEGAMAAPSAHNQQPWAFGVITDRGLLEKIPTFHPHAGMLQGAQAAILVCGDTRNLQSEEFWPQDCAAATQNILLTAAYHNLGSVWIGVFPKQELMEGLSKLLNMPGHLLPFSLISLGYPAKEKRPAQRYDQARIFWNGF
- a CDS encoding iron-containing alcohol dehydrogenase — encoded protein: MWNMIDSYRFALPTTISFGPGIVGQLDRYLESHQVREAMVVTDSGVMEAGLLTQIENALAQAGVHARIFSEVAPNPREQDVQKGVEALPANCDCVIAVGGGSPIDCAKCIALIGANGGDLRDYEGRDRVPSPCIPLIAIPTTAGTGSEVTFSAVITDTAKEYKFSVTDEHIAASLALVDPLLTTSLPRNLTAATGLDALTHAIEAYTARQASPLSDALALHAVELIGGHLENAWRNGDDREARAGMLQGSLIAGLAFSHADVGPVHCLAESMGGMFDLPHGLCNAIVLPYMIEHNAQYCAERYTRIARLLQDDPETWNASSLARWVRNLAERTQLPPFAELGIPETRFQALAEKSVSNGSNGSNPVALTQDEYLAIIQRMNENTHEASGQSAPA
- a CDS encoding FAD-dependent oxidoreductase; this encodes MALHRMGVRDAKIVSHEEPTVICSLPYGIGRSHVPEGPEATVIDLSQSSRMPDSIVEDTVTGTVTEIDREAKKARIQTRQGEQMIHYNRLVMAPGSVPWIPPVPGVIDEGVADTPGPRFLYGKDYVSKDALRDNVFVLRNADDARQLDAFAGSHRSAAVIGSGAIGLEIAEALYDRGLDVSIVEAIPHVNLALDGDMAEILEKRLAERGIHVYTDAMVTEVNEQGVRLKGGDEVTAEGVVFATGVRPNIELAKQIGLDTDQGILVDRTMQTSVPDIYALGDVAQIEDAVTGEYIAPLIGTLAMRQGLITAMNIAGQSTELPAATVWGVSANFDIHWGSVGWTEEKADRIGIPVQSIEVDLKTRDAFMKECRDGKWKLVLAAADTDRVARGQILGFQVVADNDPPLYLVERFVDIVTRRESVWELIGHHFVHCPMHNAPYDPYLTLLFKAQAALG